The nucleotide sequence gtttttggtttaccACTTTGATGCAAACTATTAGTTGATCTTGTGAAAATTAAAGAAAGAACACAAAATGTTCTTGCAAGAATGTCTAAAGAAACATTGTATTTGGGCAAGTATGTTGTGTTTCTCTTTACACATATCAAGGATTTTGATTTGTTTCATTGTTTGTAACGAAAATCCATGTATGATTGTTTGGAGAATCATGCACTGATGCACTTATAACTTTTATATAGTTGtaaggagcattgcaaagcatagtTATGTTTATTTTTAAACGTTATGCTTATTTTAAGAAGAGGTAGTAAGTATATTAGGATTTTGATTATTTAAAATCTCATTCACAATAATGGTGATTCGTTCTAGATATATGGATtcaatcaaaataaaattctaatataatatttaaatcttttgaatttaaaatttaaaatttatctataaattatTGTTGTCCtcattgaatgacatgtgtccaaaatcaggtttcttttattatatagtatagatgatATTGTTAAGTTGTAATATTTAAAAGTAATTATTactaatatatgtatatatacgaaAGTGAAAATGtaactaattaaattaaataaaccACTTCCAACAAATCTATTCTTACTGCACATGCAGTCATGCATCCAATTCATACGGTCTACCACCGATGACACTCCCCATCCACCGATGACACTCCCCACATACTCATCCACCGACTGCCGTTTCTATTCGTCACAACCGTTTCTAACTGTCGCAATGGTTTTTAACCAGTGCCATGGAAGGCCATACGATGCCGTCGCCGTTTGTAATTGTTGCAACCGTTTCTATTCGTCAAAATCTTCTTCCGACATTTATTCCAATTTGGTACTTATTTCAAAAACACTAATTTTCATGATTCAATCGTTATATTTATAACTTCTCAGCCATGGAACTCCGTCCAAGAATTTGTATAACTTCTCGAAGATATAAAATACGAACTGTTTTAATCAACAACGAACACATATAGCCATGGGAGTAATCATATACCGGAATCGAAGCGTCAAATGTAAACACGAAAACAACTTCACCAAATCAAGGACGTGCGTGACATGAAGACCAACAAATTGTCCGAGTAAGTCTATTACAACAACGAATATCCCCACTTTCAGCGGTTTCGTACCAAAACGGTGATGAAACAAACAAATACCGGGTAGAATAATTCCAAAGTTCCGTACTGAATTTCCGATTAAAATGGAAATCGTGCACAACTTAAGCCACTGCCTTTGATGTCTATAGGTGTTATTTGAAAAACGCAGCGCCCGTGTATGACTCTTCATTTCACCAAATCAAAAGAGACGAATTTCTACATAACGAACAAAAATGAAAACACATAACAATTCAGAACCAAATATTGGTCGagtaacatattttttatatatgaaataatGAATGTGTAATTTCAGTATGggataaaatattaaaaacatagcTTTTGGTTTTCACATAAATAAATGGTGTCGACTCAATTCTTTTAAACGGTTTTAATTCCAACAAATAATTAATGATGTTGCATGAAGCGTTTCATAAATGTATTGTTTTTGTATGGAGCGGTGTGATAATTGAATTGCTTTTGCATGTAATGTTGTCTTCTGGGGTGAACGATGTGAGTTGATAATTTTAGCATGAAACGGTGCTTTCGATGATTAAAAAGTGTTATGGATTCATAATTCACTGGGGGTGGCGGTTTATATGTGTTTATTAATTCAATGGTATTATTTAAGGGGTGTGTATATTAGGACATGTTGGTTGACATAACATATCAACATGTGTTTAAGGGTATTATTTAAGGGGTGTGTATATTATTTAAGGGGTGATGGTTGACATAACATGTGTTTATTAATTCAAGTATTATTCAAGGGGTGTGAGGTGAATAGACACAACTATTAATTTAGGCAAAGGTACCCTATGTTAGTTTTTGTAGGGTTATATAATAATACAATTAGCAACAAGGATACGGTTAGCAACAAGGGTTGCGTTTAGCGTCGAAAACAACTGCCACCTTTTCGATGAAACTAACTGCCACCCTTTGATGGTATTGCACCGTTCCAATAGAAATAAATAATTCTGTTTACACCTCTTctccattcaaaaaaaaaaaaaaaaaactgctcCATCATTTGACCGTGCTGCGACTTTCCCATCAATCGAGTTAGGCAATCCCAAATATATAATTCACGTAAATTGTTTATGACAATCCTGATTGATAACGAACTTTTCCACCATTGACCGACGTGCGCGTCATTAACACACATCCACCTCAGTCACCGTATCATCGGATGTCTGCACATATCCATCATGAAAACCCTTATCGCATCCCCTCCGAGGAGGCAACCCGCATATTCCTTCGTATCTATAAATAAACGGGATGCACAACCGTCCTCATAACAAATAAGTTACGATTCTACACGAATTCAACCACATTTGTTGAATGATTTCCGAAAGATCTTCTCATTCGTAAGGTTTTCATACGAATTTTTGGTTGATTCAACCATTTTTAATCGGTAAATCGCGATGTCGGATCCGAAAACAACATCAACGTCAATAAGCAGCGACAGATTGATAGTGTTTTGTCCGGCGCCATTCATCTATGTCGCCATTCAACAAATGTGTCTCAAGACATGtggttgttctggttcctgtatTCTTGGTATCCGTTATCATATTTCTCCCTATTGCGTTTAAATTTGCATCCAACCGAATCATTGATAAGATTTCTTCTCGAATGTATCTCAGACGTGATATTATGAATAATGATATGGAAGTATGTTGggatttattaatattattagttTTATCATAATTACTATTATATGTGTCTGCATTTTTCTTCTCGAATGTCTCATATTGATATTGAATATGATGGTGTATTGATTAGTATTATTGGTTTTATTATAATTAGTATTATACGTGCATGCATATATTAGAGGGTATGAATATTATGGTTGTACGTTGGGTTTGATCAGTATTataagttttatgataattaGTGCTATATGTGCCCGCATGTTGGTTTTGTCACCATATAAGATAGTATGTTGTGCCATAGGAACCATGTAGGTTTTTGTAACGGCGAAGGTGGCCGGTGGCTTCCACAAAATTGTCGATAGTGTTTCGTTACTTGGCGCTATTCATCTCGGTAGCCATTCAACAAATTTACATGCAAACTTCAAACAAACAAATTAAGTGGGATACACAACCATTCTCAAAACAAATacgtgaagaagaagaagactaGCCTTTCACTGATACCGAATTGTCACCACTTCCACCTATACCAATTCCAATTCGATTCaataatgtgtttttttttttcataattttcGGTTTTCAATTTGCGCTAATTACGATGTACATGGATATATAGATACAAAGATTATGTATGTATATAGTTGAGATTGATAACCACCTAGAAATCGCTTTCATTGCGTACGTCTCTGCGAAGAGAGATACGTTGTGCGTTTGGGTTAGTGTATGTTCTTGAGAGAAATGAAGGAAGAAGTATATTTTGGGTTGGTGTGAGTTTCCTTAATTTGTTGAGATGTTTATGAATTTTTGGGAATAGGAAATTTCAATGTATGAGTTtctttaatggttcagaccttttagtggttcaacacttaatggttcagacctcttattgatTCAACACTTAACTATTCAGAAGTTTCCAAACAACCCCTAAAAGAATATTTTGCATAAACAAAAGAATTTTCACCTCTCATATGGTGATACTAAAGACTTTCTTAACCAACATCCCGCCGCAACACGCGGGATGACGTTAactcgtatatatatatatgttctaCTTAAAAAAGAACCAATACTAAGCGTTACATGCTTGATGCTTCCTTTCCCCTGCTTGTGTTCTctttgatttttttcttttatttgaatttccaaattccaATAACATAGAAACCAGATTATAAGTGATTGTTCAGTGTCGTTCtctatcttctactcatttcttatcaccgaAACGGTCATCTCGGGACCAAAGCTCCGTCAAACTCGACGTTTCCTGGACTGACAATGTAGCTTGAGAATAGGGGTAGCCCCCGCTACCCTTGACGCTCCGGCagtagtgtaaattttgaaaaaattgacgttttttcgattttgCTACCACTATATATTTTTTAAGCGTTGCCCCTTGACGTTTTTTCCATTGTGTGTTAAAATGTGTGCGTTATTTTATTACATGCGTGGTGTAAAacattttattttcattatttatttgtttgtgtGAATAGTCGAATTCATTGTGtgttaaaatgtcaaacatgtcaTGTTATTTTTGTGTGGGTTCATGCAAACTAGTGATAGTGAAGCTATGGGTGATACACATATCGAAAACCACATGTAACTTTTACTTATATCTAAAAGTGTTGGCTAGAACTAAACACACATGTACCATATGTGTAATTAACTATTTTTATCTTTTATCTTGGAATCTCATTTCTTACAAGCCAAAACATCTTTCACGTTTAAGACCGAAGTCGTGAGATTTACATATGATGATTCCATTCATCAAACATATGTCACTATACCAACATACATGATTACACGTATGAAAAATTAAACATTAACAAATACATTGAGCAACTGGCCTTAACAATAATATCTGTATCAAAATCATAATTAACTATctaattttgattttttattcAACGTTTTTGTTTACATTAATTAAAAAGTTGGACTCGAATATAactatactaggttagaaccccgtgtattacacgggttgcatgaatgtaattttatataataaatataaaaaaatatatatctttaaaaaactcgtatattgcacGTGTTGGATAAAATATAATGTGATATGTTAAACAAATAGTcgtcaagatttatcttttaaaaatgaacattgaagtactatttacttattataacattttactttgtttttttaattttgtataaatgtaactttatataataaacaataaacaataatGCAATTATTAAGCATATATCAAACAGGAACATTTGATTCCTAATTTACCATAATTTCAATCAACGAACTCCAAAGTATATATATCTactcataataaaaacaaacgtttatccttatctaaatttttgttacaaattatttatagaaaaacaaagatttattcttatctaattttttgtttagaattattattatttaatatgatcataataaaaaaaacaaacgtTTATAGGTAGATTTGATGTGACAGTGTAGTATTAGCTAGTTTTAGACTACTTTAGAATTATACCCCTTACCCTAATTATAAGAAAAAAATACAATAGAATATATTAGAATCACCAAAGGACCTTTGGCCTAGTAGTATTAAGGTGTTAGAATAAGGCTTTGCCTCATAGTGAGGGTTCAAATCCCATTGATGGCAAAAATTtagttgttaaaaaaaatatattaaaattatatgCTAAAAATTGTGTTATTAATTAACCTAGATACAATAGAATATGTTAGAATTATATGCTAAAAACTATTCTATTGATTAACCTAGATCAATATAAATTAAATATGTGCCTTGATGGATATAAATTAAATTTGTGTGATTGTGTTTTTCTAATTTACCCTATATTAATTATCATTTTTTCTCCCCCTCACCAAACTACTGTTCAATTTTGTACAAACTTTTGATGCACCATCTAATACTTTGTACTACCATTTATTGCATATGGTGGTTTACTCATGCTATGTCTACATTTCATTCACACACTGCCTTCCAAATTTCGTCACTTATTCACTCACCACTAAATTCGAAATACTGTATAAATCTTTCATCAAATGAATCACAAAAAACCAACTAATCACGGGATTCCAACACGACGAGTTGTTAGTCTTAGCGGTAATTAGTGTAGTGTATTTTCTTGGCGGTGATGAATGCAACTGTGGATTTTGATTTTAGCGTTTGCAGTTGGGATGGAGACCGGTGGTAGGAAGAAGTCGGTGCTAAGTGGTTGTTTTGTGGTGGCGATCATGGTGTTGTGTTTTTCGTGGTTGTCTACCGAAAAGAGGCGATGACTAAGATGAAGCGAAGAGAAAATAAATTTGGTAATAACCTGTGTGAGATTAGAATTTGTGGAAGGTGGGGTTCTAAGTGAATTTAGAATTAGAAGTGAGTGTTATTTGTTCAAGATGATGACGATGAATCGATGATGGATACACTGAGTTGTCTAGTGAGAGGAACAGAGTACAAGTATGATGTTCTCTTCAAAAGGTGAGAGTTGTACAAGTATGTTAAACTAGCAAATTTGTCCCGCTTAGAAATGAAAATTTCTCCAAGTACGATTTAATTAGTactttaattttaatttaatattactGTATGAAATTTCTATCGTATTCTTATTATTGTATTTACAAATTACAAGACTGCATCCTACTCATAAATATTAACATTCAAGATTGATATTATAACTATAAGTCTATAAGTATTTGTTTACAAACTATAAATATATCAAACGAGTACCAACATCGTTATTCGTTTTTATCTCTTTTGACTGCTCTTCTGATTACATGTATCGTGACGGTATTGTAACAAACTAAACTGATACTGACTGAAAGTTCACCGCTTTAAATAtataaacattttgattttattTTGTAAAGTTTTTAGTACATTGATTATTCTAATGGTTTAGTACACAACAACGTGCGCGGGTCTATAAAACTAGttaatttaaattaaaattaatgCTTTAAATtgattttagatatatttttaaaccAAGATAATATAACGTCATTATTAATCTTGTAATTCtttttaaaaaatttatattGTTGATGATAATTATCTTTTCACTATTCatatttttaataattctttattgtaatattattttttaaCAGAGGAGATAAGtttataaattattattttaataggaaaaaaattaaaaaataatagcattgcctaactcagtctaaaaatctggttataaccagtggtatttttggcataactgttgtgtagtgataactagaggtagtttacaacataatttataaacctcataatagtttaatgccaaaaatacccctgattataacctgCTTTCTAGACTAAGTtagacaatgtgatcaaaatgacaagaaaaaagaaaagttagggacccagaggagaaaaaaaaactatttagactaaaatgacaatttggacaaaaactcagcgactaaaatgacaatttactcaaactaccaattaaataaaatttttatctttataaatatttaaaacgctATTATATTTTTTTCGATTTTAATAACtaatatatgattataataattaatatattattatcagttatctttatctttatcattaaaatctcttctacaaattttaaattttaaatttaatattatcaataattgaattttcataataaatatttagaaaaataattaagAACACCTTATAGAGCGTCATGTGTCCCaaacatggtttcttttattatatagtatagataatatGCAAGTTATTTAATGTATAGATAAAAAAAATGTTCTATTTAATATAAAATTCAAGACTCAAAACAAAATTGTCATAAATTTGGCAATATAACTATATATGTGAGTTAAGTATAGTTATATTTTTAGAGACTCAAAACTTGGCAATAACTATATATGTGAGTTAAGTATAGTTATATTTTTAGAGTAATCTCCAATTTGCGCACATGTGGTATGTTGTCAGAATCAACATGAGACCCTAATTCAAGATAACGAACACTTGAGTCCTTGTCGTATGTATTTCGCTACCCTTTCCGTCCATCCGTTAGTCTGCCATTCGAATGGTTGTTAGAATCTTAGTAAAATGACTTTTTTAACCTTGGttcgtttattattattattattattattattattattattattattattattattattattatttaaagaaaaagaagaaagaaagagagaTGCATACGTGAAGTAAAGAGAGGGTAAGGGGTCGATCACCATTCCTTGGCAACCTCCCATAACATGTTCCGACACGTGGATTGGTTATACCTACTAAACAAATGTTGTTGAGTACAATTGTGACAACGGTTTGGGGGTATCGTCAGTGGTGAAGTTTTTGCGAAAGTTCAATGACATCAACCTAAGGTTTTGAACTAAGAATTCCATATCCGGGAACCCTTCAAATGATTGTGACAGAATTGGGTATCTCTCTCTCGCTACCAACGACAACTCGTTTTGTTGATGATTCGTTTGTTTTTTATTAATGATTTTGTTGGTTGAAGTTGGGTGTTaatgtttggtttggtttggtttattgCACGCAAGCCGTTTGATGAATTGCCTCCCAAGGGTTGCGAGGAGTGGTGGCAGGTGGTAATGGTGTTGAGGAGGGTGGTGGCAAGTGGTGATGGTGTTAAGgagggtggtggcaggtggtgctAGTAGAGGAGTGGGAGGTGGCAGGTGGTGAGGAGGATGGTGGTGGCAGGTAGTGATGGTGTTGAggagggtggtgatggtggaggggTGGTAGGTGGTGAGGAGAGTGGTGTCaggcggtgatggtggaggggtGGGTGGTGGCAGGCGTTGATAGTGGAGGGTTATgagattaccaaaatacccctctTTAAAACGGCTCAAGTAATATTTAACAAAAGGACACAAATTACACTTTACtcaatattttatatatacaacTCAAGAATCAAAATAAATTTGTCATGAAATTTGgggaaaattaaagaaaaaaaccCTAGGAAAGAGATTGTGAAGGAAGGAAGGCGCTAATTTGGGGAAAATTTCATCCGAAACCTAAACCCCCAAATTGGAAAATTAAAATAGGACAAATTGCCCCCCTTTTCATCTCATCTTTCCAAAACCCTCGCTCGTCAAACTCTGCCGTTCTCTGTTTTCCTCGTAACCCTTTTCAGACGTTCCTTCGATTCATTGATTGATATGTGTCTGTGttgatacatacatacatacatccctTCGCACAACACAtctgcttcttcttcttcttcttctgtttTACAAAATGGTCTCTGGTTCGCGCATCGAAGGGACCCACAATTTATCAGCCGGTGTTCGTAAAACCATTCAATCCATCAAAGAAATCGTTGGTAATCATTCCGATGCTGATATTTACGTTGCCCTTAAAGAAACCAACATGGACCCTAATGAGACCACTCAGAAATTGTTAAATCAAGGTTTCTTTTCAATGATTTcccctttcttttcttctttttatGTTTTCTTTAAAGAAAGTTGTTATCTTTATGTAATTGTTTGAATAATATTTCAAGATTTGTTCTTGTATTGTGTTTAGGGTTTGTACTTTGATGATGCGACTTAGGGGGATTGGAATGTCGTTTGATTAACAAGTTTTATGATATGAAACAGACTTCTTTTTAGGGTTTGATTAAGTTTATAAGTTAGTAATAATCTGTTTAAGTTTATATGCTTTTCACCAAAGATTGTTCAACTGGGGCTGCTTATTACTGTCGTGGGCGCAGGATAGTAGGGGCGGGAgggagccccccccccccccccccctcccgaaCTTTTCTCAGTAGTGGAGAGattagttttcgtatagaaatatttgggtatatacgtttttgaccccctggttttatagaaatattttggtatatacgttttcgacccccctgtcggaaatctcaagcttcgctaCACCCGGTAGTATGTTAAAGTTTTGTGTGATTGGAGTATCTAACTGTAATATGTTATCTGAAATAGATGTTTATGGTTAAATGCAGTTAAGAGTTCTCGAATGCATGAGTATAGTTTCTGTAATATGTTATATTCGGATGATGTTTTCATTTTCAATTGCTTTTAATGATAACCTGACTTTTTATTTCTGCAAGCACTTATAATTTGTTTTACATTCTGTTCTTTTCAGATCCGTTTCATGAAGTTAAGAGGAAACGAGACAAAAAGAAGGAGGTATCTTTTACTTTCATGCTTAATGTCTTTCACATAGATAGTCACTCTTCTTTTTTGTATATCTTTGAAGTTAAGACCTTGATTAATGGCTTAAACCGCTATTCATAGGCCCTTTCTTACAGTGTTGTTAATAGCGAGCATAGCGTTCGCTATAAAGCTTAGCGTGGCGATGCGATTAGATTAtaggttttgtttgtttaaatatAAGTAGTGATAATATGTGGCTATAAAATAGCAGAATTTTCGTTTTTTAAACGTACATATGAAAACagcgtattttgataaaatacacataaaatatttaaaattatcttctagtgtatcgctacACAGAAAATAGCGCCCActatttcatcgctatcgctacgtagcgtataggtagcTTGACGCTATCGTCCACCACTATTAACAACTATGCTTTCTTATGTTACATTTGTCTTAATTGCCGAGTGTtgtgtgccttatgtccaaggcttgatacaaaactaccatcgagccgggggtctcactggaagcagcctctctattcctgcggggtagaggtaaggctgtctacatcttaccctcctcagaccctaccttagctttgctattggtgggatttactaagtatgatgatgatgacgatgattcaTTGATTTATATGTTTTCTTGGTTTTAGTAGCACACAGATACCAAGTTTTGTTTATATATTACATAATACTAATCCATTAAAGAATGGAAGGTTTAAACTTTTTGGTGCTTATGATTTTTGTATACGGTAGGTCGTTTGCTCGAGATGCTTACTAATCTCACTTGTTTTATGAATCGTATGAACAAAAGTTTTTCATCTAATATAGTCTCCTGCAAGTTAATATTTAGATCATCTCGTAATTCATTTTAATATGTATGATGCATATGGTATGGACTTATGGTTTACACTTTACAGGTCTTCTATATCGCATGTTTAAAGTTATCGTTTTTCTTTTTCATATGGTTCGTATTTTTGAAGGCTTGAATATATTCTATTAACTTACATTATTTCAGGTTACACCAATTAAGGGGCCCACGCCTGTAAGGCCAAGAAAGCCCATTGAAAAGCCCACTGAACAACTAGTTCAAGGAATGAAACCCAATACACATTCGGATCGTAGCTCTTTTCGAAGAGCAGGTTTTGTTCGGAGTAACATATCCGGTAATTTAGTTTCTGCTTTTgtaactttgttgttgacttatACGGGATAACGTTTGTGGAAGCCACTCAAGCAATGAACTTTTACATTACATATATTAaaaccagtggcgaagcttgacctgAATGacgggggggggggtcgaaaacgtatataccaaaaaaatatctatagaaccggggggtcgaaaacgtatatacccaaaaatttcgaTATGAAAACTAcctatataacactactgagcgaaaagttcggagggtcgggcgccccttcccgccccttctatacttcgccacTGATTAAAACTACTTAATAGGTCACCCGGGCCGAGTATGCATCTTATTTCATCTATATCAATTTCGACCCAAAACACACAGAATGTAATGtagaaaatgtttttaaaatttcTAACAAAAACAAGTTTAACTAACATGTTGATCTAAAAAGCTTGCTTAGGAATAACTGTCAACTGTTGTATTGGTGTTTGTTGATTGTTGGATTTTACTAGATGCAGGAAGAACTAGACAGTTTCGTGTTGTGAGGGACAACCGAATTAGTCAAAATGAGATAAAACCTTCTGCTAAAAGCTCAGTAAGCGTGACCACTAAAGAGCCACCAACTTCAACCGCTCATGAAAAGAGGTAATTACACTTTTTTTTTCGAAAAACATGATTTTACTAAAATCGGTTTCTAACTATTTCATTTATCACACTTGTCATATGCAGCTCAGCTGAggattccaaaaccctaaaaccaGTTGTGAATCCGCCGATTGATTCATTATCTAAACAAGTAAAAGGTGTTAGTTTGACTGCAAGTGGTAAGAGACCCGTGGTCTCAAACGTTACTCCACCTGTACAGGTGGCAACAAAACCACACGATTCAGTCACATCACCCAACAGTTCAGTAATCGGAGTCTATTCATCATCTTCTGACCCGGTTCATATACCATCTTTAGCATCCAGACCAGCTGCAAATGTGGGGGCCATAAAACGGGAAATCGGGCCTGTTGGTGTTCGCCGTCACGCCACGTCAGAAAATCCTACCAAGTTGGGATCCGTGCAGGCCACTTCTGTATCAAACTCAAAAGATCATTTTAGATCTTTTCCCGCCACATCCAAGACCGACCAACATTCTCAGTCCAATGTGGTGGAATCTGTGCCAAGCGGACGGTCCTTTAATAATCAGTACGGTAGCAGGCCACATCAGCAACTTGTGACTCACCACAAAGGTATGCGGTTTGTTTTATTTCTGAATATCGGTTTCTTAGGGTAACATGGCGTTGAGCTACTCTTTGTTAAATTGTAGCTCCTCAAGCAAATAAGGAGTggaaaccaaaatcaagtcaGAAACCGAGTGTTATTGAAGTCGGGGTTATCGGAACGTCAAAAAAATCCACATCATCTCCCGCCAAAAATTCTAAGGATTTGATTTTTGGCAGCTTTGAAGTTGAGCCAGAATTACCGCAGAATCACGAGGATCAGAATGTGATCATTGCAGCACATATTCGGGTCTCGGAGACTGACCGTTGCCGGTTGACTTTTGGCAGCTTGGGAGTTGACTCAGATTTACCCCAGAATGTTGATGAATCACATGTTGAACCTTTGGCAAGGTCGGTGAATCTCGATAAAACTTATATTGATTTTAATGtctggttagtggttagtaactGATTTGAATTCATTTTAGACTGGATGACAGTTTATCGGCTAGCTCACCGGAATCTTCTATTGATGAACCTTCCGGAAGCAAACCAGCTGAGTTGGTAGACGAACAAAGCTCCGGTTCAGTTTCTCCCGGTTCAAGGACATCTGAACCACAATTGACTGATAAGGTCGAGTCATCAAGTCCACAAAACATGGAAAACTACACCAATATCGGTATGGTTAGGCACAGCAGCCCGTCTTATGCTCCTTCAGAGACGCATCAACAACAAGGTTCTTCAGAATTGCCAAGTTTCTCGGTTAGTGGATTCTTTTTATTTCACATTCTCCATAATATCTTATTACTATTTAATCTGTAATTTTTTTGTTCAACATTCTGATTTTTGGAGTCGGATATCGTATTACAGCAGGCGTATGATTCTCAGAGCGGATATGATATGTCGTATTTCAGGCCAGCTAGCGATGAATCTCTCCGGGGTCAGGTGTTACAAACTCCTCAGGAGGTTGTGTCTTTAACGAACATATACTTATGTTATTTAGCCTATGTGGAAAACAATAAACGACTAATTTTGTATGTTCTCTTCGCAGGGATTTAATTCTCATGTGGCTAACAGCATTCCCGCAACGACAATACCGATGGTACAGCAACAAGCTCCAGTGGCGGCGCAAATGTATCCGCAAGTTCATCTTCCTCATTTCGCAAACCTTATGCCTTACCGCCAGTTTATATCCCCTGTGTATGTCCCGCCAATGGTTATGCCGGGGTACTCTAACAACCCTACGTATTCCCCCCATCCGTCTACTGGTAATAGTTACCTGATGATGGCCGGTGCCAACTCAGCGCATGTAAGCGCAAACGGGCTGAAATACGCCATTCCACAGTACAAGTCTGTCCAGGCTGGCAGTCCTACCGGGTTCGGGAACTTTACTAGTCCTACGGGATATGCGTTAAATACTCCTGGTGTTGTGGGAAGCGCGTCTGGGTTAGATGATTCCTCTCGGCTCAAGTACAAAGACGGGAATATTTATGTTCC is from Helianthus annuus cultivar XRQ/B chromosome 9, HanXRQr2.0-SUNRISE, whole genome shotgun sequence and encodes:
- the LOC110880254 gene encoding uncharacterized protein LOC110880254 isoform X2; the encoded protein is MVSGSRIEGTHNLSAGVRKTIQSIKEIVGNHSDADIYVALKETNMDPNETTQKLLNQDPFHEVKRKRDKKKEVTPIKGPTPVRPRKPIEKPTEQLVQGMKPNTHSDRSSFRRAGFVRSNISGRTRQFRVVRDNRISQNEIKPSAKSSVSVTTKEPPTSTAHEKSSAEDSKTLKPVVNPPIDSLSKQVKGVSLTASGKRPVVSNVTPPVQVATKPHDSVTSPNSSVIGVYSSSSDPVHIPSLASRPAANVGAIKREIGPVGVRRHATSENPTKLGSVQATSVSNSKDHFRSFPATSKTDQHSQSNVVESVPSGRSFNNQYGSRPHQQLVTHHKAPQANKEWKPKSSQKPSVIEVGVIGTSKKSTSSPAKNSKDLIFGSFEVEPELPQNHEDQNVIIAAHIRVSETDRCRLTFGSLGVDSDLPQNVDESHVEPLARLDDSLSASSPESSIDEPSGSKPAELVDEQSSGSVSPGSRTSEPQLTDKVESSSPQNMENYTNIGMVRHSSPSYAPSETHQQQGSSELPSFSQAYDSQSGYDMSYFRPASDESLRGQVLQTPQEGFNSHVANSIPATTIPMVQQQAPVAAQMYPQVHLPHFANLMPYRQFISPVYVPPMVMPGYSNNPTYSPHPSTGNSYLMMAGANSAHVSANGLKYAIPQYKSVQAGSPTGFGNFTSPTGYALNTPGVVGSASGLDDSSRLKYKDGNIYVPNPQAETSELWMNPRDMPSMQSASYYNMAGQSPHAAYMPSHTGHASFNAAAAQSSHMQFPGLYHPPPQGAAVANAHHMGGNVGVGAGAPGTQVGYQQQPQLSQLNWTGNF
- the LOC110880254 gene encoding uncharacterized protein LOC110880254 isoform X3 codes for the protein MVSGSRIEGTHNLSAGVRKTIQSIKEIVGNHSDADIYVALKETNMDPNETTQKLLNQDPFHEVKRKRDKKKEVTPIKGPTPVRPRKPIEKPTEQLVQGMKPNTHSDRSSFRRAGFVRSNISDAGRTRQFRVVRDNRISQNEIKPSAKSSVSVTTKEPPTSTAHEKSSAEDSKTLKPVVNPPIDSLSKQVKGVSLTASGKRPVVSNVTPPVQVATKPHDSVTSPNSSVIGVYSSSSDPVHIPSLASRPAANVGAIKREIGPVGVRRHATSENPTKLGSVQATSVSNSKDHFRSFPATSKTDQHSQSNVVESVPSGRSFNNQYGSRPHQQLVTHHKAPQANKEWKPKSSQKPSVIEVGVIGTSKKSTSSPAKNSKDLIFGSFEVEPELPQNHEDQNVIIAAHIRVSETDRCRLTFGSLGVDSDLPQNVDESHVEPLASLSASSPESSIDEPSGSKPAELVDEQSSGSVSPGSRTSEPQLTDKVESSSPQNMENYTNIGMVRHSSPSYAPSETHQQQGSSELPSFSQAYDSQSGYDMSYFRPASDESLRGQVLQTPQEGFNSHVANSIPATTIPMVQQQAPVAAQMYPQVHLPHFANLMPYRQFISPVYVPPMVMPGYSNNPTYSPHPSTGNSYLMMAGANSAHVSANGLKYAIPQYKSVQAGSPTGFGNFTSPTGYALNTPGVVGSASGLDDSSRLKYKDGNIYVPNPQAETSELWMNPRDMPSMQSASYYNMAGQSPHAAYMPSHTGHASFNAAAAQSSHMQFPGLYHPPPQGAAVANAHHMGGNVGVGAGAPGTQVGYQQQPQLSQLNWTGNF